A single region of the Lates calcarifer isolate ASB-BC8 linkage group LG16_LG22, TLL_Latcal_v3, whole genome shotgun sequence genome encodes:
- the foxg1b gene encoding forkhead box protein G1b yields MEDVKDPPTVHRSSSFSIKSLLLPSKCDRPDSAAAVAGIPGTLSPSPGSDSEKSLDPPEVDSTAAALDPEKPGKEEQGEEEEDGGGGGGGDGAKATQEQNTNGNNSGKNGKYDKPPFSYNALIMMAIRQSPEKRLTLNGIYEFIMKNFPYYREHKQGWQNSIRHNLSLNKCFVKVPRHYDDPGKGNYWMLDPSSDDVFIGGTTGKLRRRSATSRGKLAMKRGLRFAPLGLGINERANNPLYWQISPFLSLHHHHHHHPHYNGSSPGFLNQAAGYGSLLPAVEQLSNGDLGRSILGGSAAGALGLTNSYGMSTSPVGLLSGQTAGYFVSGTQHAAAAAQGPPGGGPPPPPPPPPPHLQQGAPGFGGLATTSSPQSLLSDSLRNSSLPAFSPGVSAGFPGMLSHQKRVTPNAFLN; encoded by the coding sequence ATGGAGGATGTAAAAGACCCGCCGACCGTCCACCGGTCCTCCTCCTTCAGCATCAAGAGCCTCCTGCTGCCCTCCAAGTGCGACAGACCGGACTCCGCCGCTGCGGTCGCCGGTATACCCGGgaccctctctccctcaccgGGCTCCGACTCTGAAAAGTCGCTGGACCCGCCGGAGGTGGACTCCACGGCCGCGGCTCTGGACCCGGAGAAACCGGGCAAGGAGGAgcagggggaagaggaggaggacggaggaggaggcggaggaggggACGGCGCCAAGGCAACACAGGAGCAGAATACTAACGGTAATAACAGCGGGAAAAACGGAAAATATGACAAGCCTCCGTTCAGCTACAACGCCCTGATCATGATGGCCATCAGGCAGAGCCCCGAGAAGCGGCTCACGCTGAACGGCATTTATGAGTTTATCATGAAAAACTTCCCCTATTACCGCGAGCACAAGCAGGGCTGGCAGAACTCCATCCGGCACAACCTGAGCCTCAATAAGTGCTTCGTTAAGGTGCCCAGGCACTACGACGACCCGGGGAAGGGGAACTACTGGATGCTGGACCCTAGCAGCGATGACGTTTTCATCGGGGGGACTACCGGGAAGCTCCGCAGGCGCTCCGCCACCTCCCGGGGCAAACTGGCGATGAAGCGCGGGCTGCGCTTCGCTCCTCTCGGCTTGGGGATTAACGAACGGGCGAACAACCCGCTTTACTGGCAGATTTCTCCGTTTCTTTCCCtgcaccatcaccaccaccatcacccgCATTACAACGGATCCTCACCCGGGTTTTTGAACCAGGCAGCCGGCTATGGGTCGCTGCTGCCCGCGGTGGAGCAGCTGAGCAACGGGGACCTGGGGCGGTCCATCCTCGGCGGGTCGGCCGCTGGGGCGCTGGGCTTGACGAACAGTTATGGGATGAGCACGTCGCCGGTCGGACTGCTCTCCGGGCAGACTGCCGGATATTTCGTCTCAGGGACCCAACACGCTGCTGCAGCGGCACAGGGGCCGCCGGGAGGAGGACCGCCGCCTCCACCGCCTCCCCCGCCTCCGCATCTCCAGCAGGGCGCACCGGGGTTCGGCGGCCTAGCGACCACGAGCTCCCCGCAGTCCCTGCTATCGGACTCCCTCAGAAACAGCTCCCTACCGGCCTTCTCCCCGGGCGTGTCCGCAGGGTTTCCTGGGATGCTATCCCATCAAAAGAGGGTGACCCCAAACGCTTTCCTAAACTGA